A stretch of Desulfurivibrio alkaliphilus AHT 2 DNA encodes these proteins:
- a CDS encoding c-type cytochrome, whose translation MNGKGKKLVLTAALMMGLAVPATLMGQTAAEERGQALFNDPKAFGGQVSCNSCHPGGQGLERSGTKTRFRIMGERQNSLAEAINFCIINANKGEAIAEDSREMQDMIAYIKSLAAPAPAYGPPPPVPGPGYGVPPRPRAPGYDMPPAPPGPGYGVPPRPRTPGYDMPPPPPGPGYGR comes from the coding sequence ATGAACGGTAAAGGAAAAAAGTTGGTTTTAACGGCGGCACTGATGATGGGGCTGGCAGTGCCGGCGACCCTGATGGGGCAAACGGCGGCCGAGGAACGGGGCCAGGCTTTGTTTAATGATCCTAAGGCCTTTGGCGGTCAGGTGTCCTGCAACTCCTGCCATCCCGGGGGGCAGGGGCTGGAGCGATCCGGGACCAAAACCAGATTCAGGATCATGGGTGAGCGACAAAACAGTTTGGCCGAGGCGATTAACTTCTGCATCATCAACGCCAACAAAGGTGAGGCCATCGCCGAAGACTCTCGGGAGATGCAGGATATGATCGCCTATATCAAGTCCCTGGCCGCGCCGGCGCCGGCTTACGGCCCGCCCCCGCCCGTCCCCGGCCCGGGTTACGGGGTACCGCCCAGGCCCAGGGCACCGGGTTATGATATGCCACCGGCTCCTCCGGGGCCCGGTTATGGAGTGCCGCCCAGGCCCAGGACGCCGGGTTATGATATGCCACCACCCCCCCCGGGACCGGGTTACGGCCGTTAA